A window of Pleuronectes platessa chromosome 20, fPlePla1.1, whole genome shotgun sequence genomic DNA:
agtgagagagagagacagagagagagacagacagagagagacagacagtgagagagacagacagtgagagagacagacagacagagagagacagagagagcgagagacagacagactgagagacagacagtgagagagacagacagtgagagagacagacagtgagagagacagacagagagagacagacagtgagagagacagacagtgagagagacagacagagagagagagagacagagagagcgagagacagacagactgagagacagacagtgagagagacagacagtgagagagacagacagacagagagagacagtgagagagagagacagacagtgagagagacagacagacagagagagacagagagagagagagacagacagacagagagagacagacagagagagagacagacagacagagagagacagtgagagagagagacagacagacagacaggaggacatTTGGACCTCGTAGGCTCTGGATCCAGTGATATCTGCCAGTCTctgagcgccccctgctgctgcctccaggTCCTGACACTGCTGACTGCTGCTGGAGTCCATCCACACGGGACTGTCGGACACAGAGAAACTGTCCTGTAGGGGGCACCAGAGACACACATCCACATGAGCAGGTGACCACACACgctgtaacctttgacctctggagacagacctgcagcagctggtgtAGACTCTGGTCCGGGTCCAGTTGAGACAAAGTCTCAGACGCTCGTCTTCTCCAGTAGACGCTGCCATGTTGCTGAGAAAAGAGGAGGCGACCATTTTAATGTAACCCATGTTTACTCACACATGAACATTGATAAGATTAATATCTCCTGTATGCAGATGTTGGACATTTTAATCTCCTGTGCAAaatgactgtgtataaagacaCGTGTCCTGAGGCCTGATTTaaagcagagaagaagagatccACGGGGATCACGTGACCCACCTGGCCGCTGCCGGACAGCGCTCTGACTCGGCTGAAGTCAAACTCTGACGTCTTCATcttgtccagcagcaggtccagagcctgaggacacaaacagccaatcagagcaacggAAACATGTGACAAGCACAGACGGCCTCTTTCCGTGGACCAATGAAAAGTGACtcgtcaggggtcagaggtcatgaaTCGCACCTTGACCCACATCAGCACCGGCGAGGTGACCCTCAGTCCGTCGCCATGGAGATGGACCCCCCCCTGAGTCCTGGTCACAGGAAGAACAACGagtcactttcaaaataaaacagaaaacagacaatCTTAAAAAATCTAATCACCACAATACAGCTGCAGAAGAGTGTGTTAGTAACATGTTGTGGTAGTAACATGTTAGTCACATGTTAGTCACATGTTGTGTGTTAGTAACATGTAAGTaacaggttgtgtgttagtCACATGTTGCGTGTTAGTAACATGTAAGTaacaggttgtgtgttagtaACATGTAGGTaacaggttgtgtgttagtaACATGTTGTGGTAGTAACATGTTAGTCACATGTTGCGTGTTAGTAACATGTAAGTaacaggttgtgtgttagtaACATGTAGGTaacaggttgtgtgttagtaACATGTTGTGGTAGTAACATGTTAGTCACATGTTGCGTGTTAGTAACATGTAGGTaacaggttgtgtgttagtaACATGTTGTGGTAGTAACATGTTAGTCACATGTTAGTCACATGTTGCGTGTTAGTAGCATGTAAGTaacaggttgtgtgttagtaacaggttgtgtgttagtaACATGTTGTGGTAGTAACATGTTAGTCACATGTTGCATGTTAGTAACATGTAAGTaacaggttgtgtgttagtaACCTGTAGGGGAAATAGGTTGTGTGTTGGTAACATATTGTGTTAGTAACATGTAAGTaacaggttgtgtgttagtaACATGTAGGTAACAGGTTGTGTGTTGGTAACATGTAAGTaacaggttgtgtgttagtaACATGTAGGGGAAACAGGTTGTGCGTTGGTAACATATTGTGTTAGTAACATGTAAGTaacaggttgtgtgttagtaACATGTAGGTAACAGGTTGTGTGTTGGTAACATGTAAGTaacaggttgtgtgttagtaACATGTAGGTaacaggttgtgtgttagtaACATGTAGGTaacaggttgtgtgttagtaACATGTAGGTaacaggttgtgtgttagtgacATGTAGGTaacaggttgtgtgttagtaACATGTAAGTAACAGGTTGTGTGTTGGTAACATGTAAGTCACATGTTGTGTTAGTAacatgttgtgttgatgtgactCGTCTCTGTTTGTTACCTGAACTCAGGCAGCTCAGAGTCAAAGTGAACGATGCTCTGATGAAGAACGTCCAGACGTCCATCGATGGCCGCCACCTTCACCTACAGTAAAGAACACACTTGAAGGTTCTGCTGGTTCTACATGGTTCTACTCAGGAAACCCTTTCTGGTTCCCCAGACCTGAGACTCTTTGTCCAGAACATCTGCAGCTGATTCCAGAATCATGTGTGTAGGACCATGACTGTGTTAGTTTACATTCTTCAAAACACTGTCATCATGTGCGACTGGACGCCGGTCGACAGGTACGAAGACAAACCGCTAAACGTAAAGTTACGTTGTGTTATCTCGCTAACCTGCGAAAACTACTGTACTGTGCAGTATAACTACCACAAAAACATACTCCCTTTATAAACGTCTTTATATAATGTAGTAAAtcctgttgtgttgatgtgttcactTATCTGTGAGACAAATATCATGTGATTGATTTTTACACTACATTTCATtgagctgatgcttttatccaaagcgactcacaaaGTGAATCGACCTCGAGGAAcaaaccagaacaacaagaaccaacaaagtacaatttcttcaaataaagctaaactacaaagtgctgaaagtaagtgacatttaagtttctactaaattgttagttacaattttttattctcAGTAAAGTTGTAAGATGTGATTTTAGTTTGTTAGTAAGATGTGTGGACTTTGTGTCCTGATGTCCACGTGGAGCTGGCTCCTCCAATCAAGAGCCGGGACAACAACCTGCCctgatgttgttgtgtgtctagctcaatgtgtgtgtgtgtgtgtgggggggggggggggctgtaacatgtgaccatgaGCAGCCACTGGGAACCAGATCTGAAACCTTtactaaataatataatataagtcAAGACAAACGTTAACAACAGGCTCGTAACTCCGCTAACATTAACAAGCTTtatcataataatgaaaatagtttgagtaaaaaaaacgtgtttctATAACGCTCGATGGATTCACTTCCTCTTCCGCATCTGCGCGCGCACACGCATCAACACCAAGCTCACGTGTGTAAAACAGATTTACCTGTTGAGAACTGAAGTCAAAGCCCAGGAACACGGGAGGGTCCTCAAGGTCcgccatgacagagagagagcgagagaggggggggggggagtgagagggggagggagagagagagagagagagcgaggagggggagggagagggagagagaggagggggagggagagagtgagagggggagggagagagagagagagagagagagagagagaggagggggagggagagggagagagagagagagggggggagggagagagtgagagagagagagggaggtgaggggggagagagagagagaggatgggagagagaaaggagggggagagagagagagagtgagagagagggggatgtgagggggagggagagagagggaggtgaggggggaggatggagtgagagagagggggaggtggaACAGAGAGACGTGAAGGGACAGAAGACATGTCCTCTCAGCCTTGAGACGCACACAGATATGATTTAATATATTATGGATGTTCAGTCACAACTCTGCTGAGGAGCAGTTTATGAATCAACTGATATTAGAGACAAGGCTCAACTTCATGTGTCAGATTTGACCAcgcagagaggacagaggacagaggacagagtccTGTGAGGACATTCAGGCATCACAGCACTTTCAACACACCAGAGGGGAAGACATCTTCTTCACTATGAAACAGACGTTAGCACAGAGCGGATCCACATGAAGGATTCTGGAGTCATTTGAATTGctcgtggcaaaatggctcaacagcgccccctggaaccagcccctaggtgtCCCCCTCACCGACCTTCACCCAAATCGGGACAGAGGTGTTTCTGGACCAGTTATGAAAAATGGTCTAAAGGAGCATtctgaaaaacgcaacaggaagcccgccattttgcatttagtggccaatTGACCATATTCACCATTACTTTGACGTACTCGTCCccgggctttcatcagatcaccTTCacattgagatgagtgtcatcacaacaagatggaggtaAAAACTGATCTACAGATCGATTGTTCGTCACAccatgtgaccgtggcgtggcgtcaaagtttgattaaacgccatcaaaacacaagcttctgtatctcggacatatttggtccaatcgagtccaaactagacctgtaagacaagagtcccggcctgatgacatctacacagaaatcatgacttaaaatcacagcgcccccggGTGGCAAGAGGAAGTGACAAGTTTGACAAGTCATTGGTtgatggtcagaattgtgataattcctcaaaccgtgtaaacattgaggatggtccttcgccaaaggacaggATGTGGTCACAACTCCACTGTGCTTTGTCCTATCACctcaaacttctgtcacatgatcaaagtacaagcctgaacagctctggAGGAcagctctgtgtcctcctcgtctcctggaCTCCTCAGTCCACCTCGTCTCCTGGactcctcagtcctcctcgtctcctggactcctcagtcctcctcgtctcctggaCTCCTCAGTCCACCTCGTCTCCTGGACTCCTCAGTCCTCGTCTCCTGGACTCCTCAGTCCACCTCGTCTCCTGGactcctcagtcctcctcgtctcctggaCTCCTCAGTCCACCAGGTCTCCTGGACTCCTCAGTTGTCCTCGTCTCCTGGACTCCTCAGTCCACCAGGTCTTCTGGACTCCTCAGTTCTCCTCGTCTCCTGGactcctcagtcctcctcgtctcctggactcctcagtcctcctcgtctcctggactcctcagtcctcctcgtctcctggactcctcagtccccgtctcctggactcctcagtcctcctagtctcctggactcctcagtcctcctagtctcctggactcctcagccctcctcgtctcctggactcctcagtcctcctcgtctcctggactcctcagtcctcctcgtctcctggaCTCCTCAGTCCCCGTCTCCTGGACTCCTCAGTCCTCCTAGTCTCCTGGACTCCTCAGTCCTCCTAGTCTCCTGGACTCCTCAGCCCTCCTCGTCTCCTGGACTCCTCAGTCCACCAGGTCTCCTGGACTCCTCAGTTGTCCTCGTCTCCTGGACTCCTCAGTCCACCAGGTCTTCTGGACTCCTCAGTTCTCCTCGTCTCCTGGactcctcagtcctcctcgtctcctggactcctcagtcctcctcgtctcctggactcctcagtcctcctcgtctcctggaCTCCTCAGTCCCCGTCTCCTGGACTCCTCAGTCCTCCTAGTCTCCTGGACTCCTCAGTCCACCTCGTCTCCTGGactcctcagtcctcctcgtctcctggaCTCCTCAGTCCACCTCGTCTCCTGGactcctcagtcctcctcgtctcctggaCTCCTCAGTCCTCGTCTCCTGGACTAACCCTAACCTCCACACAGAGGACATACAGCTGCTTCTTCCAACAGGAGCTGAATCCAGCTCATGTATAATCCTCCACTTCCCAGTGTGACATGATGAATTAAGTAGATGTTcagacatgttgtctttatatacagttatttattttctttatataaagaacattcaaatgtttattggctcaatcaaaatgaaactcaacatgaaaatgaattttattaaaataaaagtgtttcttcttcttcaacagaaaatacaaactttCCCAAACATGAACTTTCTCTTTAAAtcagcagattttttaaaacgaAAACACAAGTTGACCCTTTGATTTATCAGAAAATATTAACTTCTTCTTCCTGAAGAGCGCTGCTACATTTAACAAGTGCAGATTCGTCAAGttgtaaatataatttgttcACATGAACCGAACATTTTACATGAAATCAGAAGAGGGGCAACAATCTCAAGATCTTTGTCAGaatgaaacaggagaaaacacactgttagtgtgtctgtgtgtgtctgtgtgcgtcacATGGTGTGTGCGGCCCCTCGGCTCAGGAACGTCTTCATGGTGTCGATGagctcgctctcctcctccagcgtcAGGTCCAGATAGTCCTCCTCGTGACGGGACAGGTCCTCCAGCACTTCACTCACCAGCTCCTCGTCCTCTGGAACAAACACTTCTTCAATTTCAAAACGCTTCTTTTCATCATAAACACTTTGATCTGTTTGTTTCATTCAAACTTCACTGAGTTCAAATGTCACATGACTGAAGTCAGTGCTGAACCAACAGCTAACAGCTGGCTCTGCTCTGGGAGACTGAGCTGGGATCAGCAGGACAGGCCTGTTTTACCTATGGTGCTGGAGGAGGTGCTGGGCTCCTctgtggagggggaggaggaggtgctgggcTCCTctgtggagggggaggaggagggcggggaGAGGACACCCTGGTTGTCCAGCAGAAACTGAGCAGCTGattggacatctccatccatcAGAGTGAGAGCTGCTTCAGACGCGTCCCTCTCGAAACCCAAGTACAACAACTGCAGAGACacatgtcagaggtcagaggtcagaggtcacagttcTTACTTCACCTTAGAGTCTGACGTCCACATCTGAGGTTTGTGTTTCTGGACATACAGAAACTGAGACGTTGGAAATTAAGTcacttcatttttcattttcactttcattttataACAATCTCTaaacacatgtcacatgaccataCACCacactggtcatgtgatcacGATCCatacaaacaggaagtagattgtgaTTATTCTTTTCTCTGAGTGACAACGAGGTGAagctgttactgacaggaagtgttagcggCGCTTTCAGTTCAATGCAGgtagtcgagtcatgtgactgataagaaccaatcaggaggagAAAATGGGTGGAGCCTGTGTGTCTTAGTGGAATCATTGGCTGTGAAGCACTGAAGTCTGTTGAGACCGAGCTGCTGTGACGTacctgctccaccttctctggactcgcccccccctctctgctgtCATTGGTCGCCTGAGCAGCCTGACTGGCGTCCTGGAGGATCTGGAGATGACCCAGAATCAGAAAAGCGTTGGTGTCCAACATCACGAGGCAGAATATTTATACACACAAGATGGTGAGATGCTGACCATAAGGATAAATCATGCACTGGTCGGCCCTTCATCTATTAATGTTATCAAAAGGTCTCCTCAGATGATTCATTCAGAAAGGAAGCTGACCTCACACGCCTTGTTCACGTCTCCGTCAGCGCGGTGCAGCGCCCGGGCGGCGTCTCTCCTGGAGTATCCCAGCTCCGCCAGGGACGAGATGTCCtccgtcctcctgctcctcttctgcctctccctctgcttcagctcCTCTCGCTCCTGGGAAACACACAAATTAGAAATAAAGAGAATCATTATGGATCCAAAGACACACCAGATCCAGAGCCTTGACCTGTAAGTTCCAGGGTCAGGGGTCACCTGTCTGCGGCTGCTGATGTGGATGGCGGCCTCCGGCAGGTCGCCCTGACAGGCTCGGAGTCCCAGGCGAGCTTCTCTCTCCGAGAAGCCCAGCGCCATCAGCTGAGCCATCTTCTCTGAGTCCAGACACAAATGACTGAACAGAGACTCCACCTGAAAACAGCGGTTCACACACGTTCATGTTCTGATGAGCTGTGAAGTTCCCTCTCAGGCTGTGAAAAACAAGCGCTCCTCCACACGCTCAACTCACTTTGGTCAGCTGGTGTCGCGCCTGAATGTCGTTTCCTTCGATGTAGGAGAGGAGACTCTGGAGGAGGTACAACCGGAGAAACAACAcctcctctctgcctgtgtTACCctgatgagacacacacacacacacacacacacacacacacacacacacacacacacacacacacacacacacacacacacacacacacacacacacacacacacacacacagtcgagtGATGATAAATTATCTCCTCTAGCAAAGACGAAGACCAATTGCATCACAGCTGAGCAGCCACACTGTcctgagcaggaggaagaggaggtgctcAGAGGAGCTGACCAGGTTAGTggctgagcagaggaagaggaggtgctcAGAGGAGCTGACCAGGTGAGTggctgagcagaggaagaggaggtgctcAGAGGAGCTGACCAGGTGAGTGGCTGAgcaaaggaagaggaggtgctCAGAGGAGCTGACCAGGTGAGTggctgagcagaggaagaggaggtgctcAGAGGAGCTGACGATGAGGTTGACACCATCTTGTTGTGATTCATGTGGACCCTGATGTGTTGAATGACTCTGATAAAACCAAACTGTCACAACCTTTTTGTTCATGTGCAGTAGAACCCGGGAACAATCAGTCAaagcagagtgtgtgagtggcGCCTGGCGGTGAGTCACCTGGATCATGAGCAGTCGCTCCTGCCGCGCTCCGTAGCAGCGCAGGAAGCCGTCCTCCGCCCGCTGCAGCCGGCTGCGCCCGTCCTCCAGACACGTCAGAGCCTCCAGAGCTCGATAGCACCACACGATGTCCAGCTGCAGGACCGAGAAGTTATCCACTGAGCTGAGGAGAGCGGagccacacacactgctcacacacacacacagacacacacacacacacacacagtatgaagatgattaaacacacaaaggacttatttacattgtgtgtttggtttaattgatgaattgatttgatttgatgaatGTTGATGATTAGAGCTGTTGATTGGTTTGTCAGATGTTGGGCGGGGCTACGTGTGGAGAGTCATCTATCAGGTTTGTCACTCACGGTCAGAATAGGCGGAGCCTGTGGTTTCTAACCTTTTTCCTTCTTTAGAATATTAGAGACATTAAGACTAAACTCTCTGTGAGTGGAAACACCTCAGACTCCTCCTCCAGACAATCAGAACTTTTCTACAGACGATGTCACACATGATGATGTCAGagatgatgatgtcagagaTGATGGTGTCAGAGATGATGGTGTCACACATGATGGTGTCAGagatgatgatgtcagagatgatgatgtcagagatgatgatgtcagagaTGATGGTGTCAGAGATGATGGTGTCAGAGATGATGGTGTCACACATGATGGTGTCAGagatgatgatgtcagagaTGATGGTGTCACACATGATGGTGTCAGAGATGATGGTGTCAGagatgatgatgtcagagatgatgatgtcagagaTGATGGTGTCAGAGATGATGGTGTCAGAGATGATGGTGTCACACATGATGGTGTCAGagatgatgatgtcagagatgatgatgtcagagatgatgatgtcagagaTGATGGTGTCACACATGATGATGTCAGATGTACCTGAACTGCTGATCGGCCTGCAGCAGGTGACAGAGAGCGTCATCGTactgtttcctcttcatcaGAGAACGACCTTTCTCATGGAAACCCATGGCCAGGATCAgagccttcacacacacacacagacacacacagacagacgtgaagtgtgtgtttgtgggtcacTGATCACAACGTTTCTATTTGACTCTTTGGTCAGGAACAGAGGAAGTCGCTCCTTGTTAAcatctatgagacaaactgggaatatgagacagtcaactctccctcacTGCCAATAACAACCCGTCCCTGTAGAtccatgctgcacaacatcaggagaacacgtccccttctcactcagaaggttctggtccaggttctggtccaggttctggtccaggctctggtcaccTCACACCTAGACTACTGCCCCTCCccacctctgcagctcatccagaaaccagcagctccactggtcttTAACCTGAGTTCACACtgctccgctcccttcactggttaccagttgATCTGGTTGTTCCTCACTCATTGTAAGTTACTTTAGataaactaaatgaaatgtaaagtaaCGTGGTGGGTACCTTCCTCTCCTTGTGCGGGATCTTCAGCGGGTTTCCCTTCTGGTCGGCGATCTCCAGGAACGGAACGTTACTGGAGTCCTCGCTGCCGTCTGAGAGGAGAACGGGTCatcaaggagagagagggacagaggggatTATTTACTTAATatagcagaacgttctctcagattaatctcagcagaacgttctctcagattaatctcagtagaacgttctctcagatggaacgcagcagaacgttctctcagattaatctcagtagaacgttctctcagatggAACGCagtagaacgttctctcagattaatctcagtagaacgttctctcagatggAACGCagtagaacgttctctcagattaatctcagtagaacgttctctcagattgaacgcagcagaacgttctctcagattaatctcagtAGAACGTTCTCTCGgattaatctcagcagaacgttctctcagattaatctcagcagaacgttctctcagattaatctcagcagaacgttctctcagattgaacgcagcagaacgttctctcagattgaacGCAGTAGAACGTTCTCTCCgattaatctcagcagaacgttctctcagatggaacgcagcagaacgttctctcagattaatctcagtagaacgttctctcagattaatctcagcagaacgttctctcagattaaaagcagcagaacgttctctcggATTAAAtgcagcagaacgttctctcagattaatctcagcagaacgttctctcagattaatctcagtagaacgttctctcagattgaacGCAGTAGAAGTTTCTCTCTAATTAATCTCagtagaacgttctctcagattgaacgcagcagaacgttctctcagattgaacgcagtagaacgttctctcagattgaacGCAGCAGAACATTCTCTCCgattaatctcagcagaacgttctctccgattaatctcagcagaactttctctcagattgaacgcagcagaccgttctctcagattgaacgcagcagaacgttctctccgATTAATCTCagtagaacgttctctcagattaatctcagcagaacgttctctcagattaatctcagcagaacgttctctcagattaaaagcagcagaacgttctctcgaattaaaagcagcagaacgttctctcggATTAAATGCAgaagaacgttctctcagattaatctcagcagaacgttctctcagattgagcgcagcagaacgttctctccaATTTATCtgagcagaacgttctctcagattaaaagcagcagaacgttctctcggATTAATCTCagtagaacgttctctcagattaatctcagtagaacgttctctcagattaatctcagcagaacgttctctcagattgaacGCAGCAGAACcttctctcagattaatctcagcggaacgttctctcagattaatctcagcagagcgttctctcagattgaacGCAGCAGAACcttctctcagattaatctcagcagaacgttctctcagattaatctcagcagaacgttctccccgattaatctcagcagaacgttctctcagattaatctcagtagaacgttctctcagattaatctcagcagaacgttctctcagattaaaagcagcagaacgttctctcggATTAAAtgcagcagaacgttctctcagattaatctcagcagaacgttctctcagattaatctcagcagaacgttctctcagattaaaagcagcagaacgttctctcggATTAAAtgcagcagaacgttctctcagattaatctcagcagaacgttctctctgATTAATCTCagtagaacgttctctcagattgaacgcagcagaacgttctctcagattgaacGCAGTAGAATGTTCTCTCAGATTGAACGCagtagaacgttctctcagattgaacGCAGCAGAACATTCTCTCCgattaatctcagcagaacgttctctccgattaatctcagcagaacgttctctcagattgaacgcagcagaacgttctctcagattgaacgcagcagaccgttctctcagattgaacgcagcagaacgttctctccgATTAATCTCagtagaacgttctctcagattaatctcagcagaacgttctctcagattaatctcagcagaacgttctctcagattaatctcagcagaacgttctctcagattaatctcagcagaacgttctctcagattaatctcagcagaacgttctctcagattgaacGCAGTAGAATGTTCTCTCAGATTGAACGCagtagaacgttctctcagattgaacgcagcagaacgttctctcagattaatctcagcagaacgttctctcagattaatctcagtagaacgttctctcagattgaacgcagcagaacgttctctccaATTTATCtgagcagaacgttctctcagattaaaagcagcagaacgttctctcggATTAATCT
This region includes:
- the nub1 gene encoding NEDD8 ultimate buster 1 isoform X1 produces the protein MAEQNTEAKLKNLLKQEKIQLWNPPYTVEDERLEPQLVQQELAERFAALLFLPVSEVGGALESIRVQTVKRSKGNQTYRETNVATLELLLPRSSRKSKKNYLETRLDVCVQEVVDRIDQEFGLRHIKLILNGRTLSPHERLDEQGVKNLSKVMVLKVSDAELKQLMSEEEQRRNQQSENLQRTQKGFQILSERDGSEDSSNVPFLEIADQKGNPLKIPHKERKALILAMGFHEKGRSLMKRKQYDDALCHLLQADQQFSVCGSALLSSVDNFSVLQLDIVWCYRALEALTCLEDGRSRLQRAEDGFLRCYGARQERLLMIQGNTGREEVLFLRLYLLQSLLSYIEGNDIQARHQLTKVESLFSHLCLDSEKMAQLMALGFSEREARLGLRACQGDLPEAAIHISSRRQEREELKQRERQKRSRRTEDISSLAELGYSRRDAARALHRADGDVNKACEILQDASQAAQATNDSREGGASPEKVEQLLYLGFERDASEAALTLMDGDVQSAAQFLLDNQGVLSPPSSSPSTEEPSTSSSPSTEEPSTSSSTIEDEELVSEVLEDLSRHEEDYLDLTLEEESELIDTMKTFLSRGAAHTM
- the nub1 gene encoding NEDD8 ultimate buster 1 isoform X2, whose amino-acid sequence is MAEQNTEAKLKNLLKQEKIQLWNPPYTVEDERLEPQLVQELAERFAALLFLPVSEVGGALESIRVQTVKRSKGNQTYRETNVATLELLLPRSSRKSKKNYLETRLDVCVQEVVDRIDQEFGLRHIKLILNGRTLSPHERLDEQGVKNLSKVMVLKVSDAELKQLMSEEEQRRNQQSENLQRTQKGFQILSERDGSEDSSNVPFLEIADQKGNPLKIPHKERKALILAMGFHEKGRSLMKRKQYDDALCHLLQADQQFSVCGSALLSSVDNFSVLQLDIVWCYRALEALTCLEDGRSRLQRAEDGFLRCYGARQERLLMIQGNTGREEVLFLRLYLLQSLLSYIEGNDIQARHQLTKVESLFSHLCLDSEKMAQLMALGFSEREARLGLRACQGDLPEAAIHISSRRQEREELKQRERQKRSRRTEDISSLAELGYSRRDAARALHRADGDVNKACEILQDASQAAQATNDSREGGASPEKVEQLLYLGFERDASEAALTLMDGDVQSAAQFLLDNQGVLSPPSSSPSTEEPSTSSSPSTEEPSTSSSTIEDEELVSEVLEDLSRHEEDYLDLTLEEESELIDTMKTFLSRGAAHTM